A region of Denticeps clupeoides chromosome 19, fDenClu1.1, whole genome shotgun sequence DNA encodes the following proteins:
- the esrrd gene encoding estrogen-related receptor gamma, with protein sequence MDTKDFYLGDNFKFLSGHNYFLDRPSTDDPPSPTEAFIKSDPASPAFPLDRNTPFSPSCASDSSGCSFFSRGRSLNPDSPAPGGAHRLGSVSSHSDSGDCPAALAAAHKRLCLVCGDFASGYHYGVASCEACKAFFKRTIQGNIEYSCPVMNDCEITKRRRKSCQACRFQKCLRAGMMKEGVRMDRVRGGRQKYKRRVDANMSLYIKSPYSHPNKLNRNKVISQLLMSEPAPLCAIPDSSVVDCDLRALLTLCDLLNRELLVLIGWAKHIPGFSALSLVDQMSLLQGGWMETLVLSVMSRSLGCTDRLVFADNLRLDENQCCAAGLSDLYTALRQLSNKYRQMGLSPEEVVTLKAMALANSDADNLESTEALQRFQDGLHEALQEYESVQHPAEPHRLGKLLMTLPLLRQTANRAVDTFCRLHLEGRVPMHKLFLEMLDAKI encoded by the exons ATGGACACCAAGGACTTCTACCTGGGTGACAACTTTAAGTTTCTGAGTGGACACAACTA cttTTTGGACCGGCCGTCTACCGATGACCCCCCATCCCCGACCGAAGCCTTCATCAAATCGGACCCCGCCAGCCCCGCGTTCCCCCTGGACCGGAACACGCCCTTCAGCCCGAGCTGCGCCTCCGACAGCAGCGGCTGCAGCTTCTTCTCCCGCGGCCGCTCCCTGAACCCCGACTCCCCGGCGCCCGGCGGCGCGCACCGCCTCGGCTCGGTCTCGTCCCACAGCGACAGCGGGGACTGCCCGGCCGCCCTGGCCGCCGCACACAAGCGCCTGTGCCTGGTGTGCGGCGACTTCGCCTCGGGGTACCACTACGGCGTGGCGTCGTGCGAGGCGTGCAAGGCCTTCTTCAAGAGGACCATCCAGG GTAACATTGAGTACAGCTGCCCGGTAATGAACGACTGCGAGATCACCAAGCGGCGCAGGAAGTCCTGCCAGGCCTGCCGCTTCCAGAAGTGTCTCCGTGCGGGCATGATGAAGGAAG GGGTCCGTATGGACCGCGTGAGAGGTGGGCGGCAGAAGTACAAGCGCAGGGTGGACGCCAACATGTCATTGTACATCAAAAGCCCATACTCACATCCCAACAAACTCAACA GGAACAAAGTGATATCTCAGCTCCTCATGTCTGAGCCAGCCCCTCTCTGTGCCATCCCAGACTCCTCTGTTGTGGACTGTGACCTGCGAGCCCTCCTGACCCTGTGTGACCTGCTCAACCGGGAGCTCCTGGTCCTGATTGGCTGGGCAAAACACATTCCAG GCTTCTCTGCACTCTCACTGGTGGACCAGATGTCTCTGCTGCAGGGCGGATGGATGGAGACCTTGGTGCTGTCTGTAATGTCGCGCTCGCTGGGCTGCACAGACAGGCTGGTTTTTGCGGACAACTTGCGGCTGGACGAGAACCAGTGTTGTGCGGCGGGGCTGTCTGACCTCTACACCGCCCTCAGACAACTGAGCAACAAGTACCGACAGATGGGACTGAGCCCGGAGGAGGTGGTCACACTGAAAGCCATGGCACTTGCCAACTCAG ACGCCGACAACCTGGAGAGCACCGAGGCCCTGCAGCGCTTCCAGGACGGGCTCCACGAAGCCCTGCAGGAGTACGAGAGCGTCCAGCACCCTGCCGAGCCTCACCGTCTGGGCAAGCTCCTCATGACCCTGCCCCTGCTGCGCCAGACGGCCAACCGCGCCGTGGACACCTTCTGCAGGCTGCATCTGGAGGGTCGCGTCCCCATGCACAAGCTCTTCCTGGAAATGCTGGATGCCAAAATATAA
- the shkbp1 gene encoding SH3KBP1-binding protein 1 — protein MARTGEIIHLNVGGKRFSTSKQTLTWVPDSFFSSLLSGRISTLKDETGAIFIDRDPSLFAPILNFLRTKELHPRSIDVHLLMHEAEFYGITPLVRKLQLCDELDRSSCGTVLFNGYLPPPVYPVKRRNRHSVAGPQFMGGRSGPVERAPVRRSNTMPPNLGNSGILSKAAIEEKLPGSGLGADPGMVRIICGHHNWIALAYAQFVVCYRVKESSGWQLVFTSPRLDWVIDRVALNAKVMGGSLGDNDKMVAVASGTEIILWSICADGNGNEIGVFSLNVPVEALFFVGNQLIATSHTGKVGVWNAVTKHWQNQDVVPINSYDTAGSFLILGCNNGSIYYIDVQKFPLRMKDNDLLVTELYRDPSEDAITALSVYLTPKTSDSGNWIEIAYGTSSGTVRVIVQHPETVGSGPQLFQTFSVHRSPVTKIMLSEKHLISVCADNNHVRTWTVTRFRGMISTQPGSTPLTSFKILSLEDIDGHGGCSAGTEIGPYGERDDQQVFIQRVVPDTDKLYVRLSSNGKRVCEVRSVDGTSITAFMVHECEGSSRIGSRPRRYLFSGHGNGSIQMWDLTTAMEIAGKVDIKALGGPTEEELLELLDQCDLALTRTPDMSPAASLTHTSTPRTSTCSLVSQMSENTRDRGGHRSGLSSFSGSLPRQAPPVPFIKPSNLGLSQSSLGASSTGGGSPLPLRGPPEAMGSFRRGSFVERCQERAKGADMTGMEGSRRSLAVCSELDPRLGFRTPSSFSTPPHPGVPSSSASSSLRRPSPSGPGPAPATVSPTRSQTPVSPRRSGPSPTAEAPPTDTSGASSGSDGAASVPPTSPKPPMNETSF, from the exons ATGGCGAGGACAGGggaaataattcatttaaatgtcgGGGGAAAGAG GTTCAGCACCTCGAAGCAAACTCTGACATGGGTTCCAGACTCCTTTTTCTCAAG CCTCCTGAGTGGCAGAATATCCACACTGAAAGACGAAACAGGAGCG ATTTTTATAGACCGGGACCCATCTCTTTTTGCTCCCATTCTCAACTTCCTTCGCACCAAAGAATTGCATCCCAG GTCTATTGATGTGCATTTACTAATGCATGAAGCAGAGTTCTATGGCATTACTCCATTAG TGCGTAAGCTGCAGCTGTGTGACGAACTTGACCGCTCCTCCTGTGGGACAGTGCTCTTCAACGGCTACCTTCCCCCTCCAG TTTACCCTGTCAAGAGGAGAAATCGGCACAGCGTGGCAGGCCCACAGTTCATGGGTGGCCGTTCAGGCCCTGTTGAGAGGGCACCGGTGAGGCGCAGCAACACCATGCCCCCCAACCTGGGCAACTCTGGCATTTTGAGCAAGGCTGCTATTGAGGAGAAGCTGCCAG GTTCGGGTTTAGGGGCAGACCCTGGCATGGTCCGCATCATATGTGGTCACCACAACTGGATCGCTCTGGCTTATGCCCAGTTTGTGGTCTGCTACAG GGTAAAGGAGTCTTCTGGCTGGCAGCTGGTCTTTACCAGTCCACGTCTGGATTGGGTGATTGATAGGGTTGCTCTCAATGCTAAAGTGATGGGAGGCTCTCTGGGTGACAACGACAAGATGGTGGCTGTGGCTTCGGGCACTGAGATCATTCTGTGGTCCATCTGTGCGGATGGCAATGGCAACGAGATCG GCGTATTTAGCTTGAATGTCCCTGTGGAGGCGCTCTTCTTTGTGGGCAATCAGCTGATAGCCACCAGCCACACAGGAAAAGTGGGAGTGTGGAATGCAGTGACCAAACACTGGCAG AACCAAGATGTGGTTCCAATCAACAGCTATGATACCGCCGGTTCCTTCCTTATTCTTGGATGCAACAACGGATCGATTTACTATATTG ACGTTCAGAAGTTTCCGCTGCGGATGAAGGACAACGATCTGCTGGTGACCGAGCTGTACCGCGACCCCAGCGAAGATGCCATCACTGCCCTCAGTGTCTACCTCACACCTAAAACAA GTGACAGCGGGAACTGGATCGAAATTGCGTATGGCACCAGCTCGGGTACAGTGCGGGTGATTGTGCAGCACCCAGAGACTGTGGGGTCGGGACCTCAGCTCTTCCAGACCTTCTCAGTTCACCGCAGCCCCGTCACCAAGATCATGCTCTCAGAGAAGCACCTTATATCAG TCTGCGCGGATAACAACCACGTTCGCACCTGGACCGTGACTCGCTTCCGAGGCATGATCTCCACCCAGCCTGGCTCAACGCCCCTCACCTCCTTTAAAATACTCTCGCTGGAGGACATCGACGGTCACGGGGGCTGTTCTGCCGGCACAGAGATCG GCCCTTATGGAGAGAGAGACGACCAGCAGGTCTTTATTCAGAGAGTGGTTCCTGACACAGACAAGCTCTACGTGCGCCTGTCTTCCAACGGGAAGAG GGTGTGTGAGGTGCGCTCGGTGGACGGCACTTCCATCACGGCCTTCATGGTGCATGAGTGTGAGGGCTCCAGCCGAATCGGCTCGCGCCCCCGGCGGTACCTATTCAGCGGCCACGGCAATGGCAGCATCCAGATGTGGGACCTTACCACCGCCATGGAGATCGCTGGCAAGGTGGATATCAAAG CTCTGGGCGGGCCGACAGAGGAGGAGCTTCTGGAGCTGCTGGATCAGTGTGACCTGGCCCTGACACGTACACCTGACATGAGCCCTGCAgcctccctcacacacactagCACCCCGCGCACCTCCACCTGCAG CCTTGTGTCTCAGATGAGTGAAAACACTCGGGACCGCGGTGGTCATCGCAGCGGCCTGTCTTCTTTTTCGGGAAGTCTCCCTCGACAGGCCCCACCGGTGCCATTCATTAAACCCTCCAACCTCGGCCTGAGCCAGTCCTCGTTGGGTGCCAGCAGCACAGGCGGTGGCAGCCCACTGCCCCTCCGCGGCCCCCCAGAGGCCATGGGCTCCTTTCGTCGTGGCAGCTTTGTGGAGCGCTGCCAGGAGCGGGCCAAGGGTGCGGACATGACTGGCATGGAGGGCAGCAGACGCAGCCTGGCGGTCTGCAGTGAGCTGGATCCTAGGCTAGGCTTCCGGACGCCATCTTCCTTCTCCACCCCCCCACATCCCGGTGTACCTTCATCTTCCGCGTCTTCCTCGCTTAGAAGGCCGTCCCCCAGTGGACCGGGTCCTGCCCCTGCTACAGTCAGTCCTACGCGTTCACAAACCCCTGTCTCCCCTCGCCGATCCGGCCCCTCCCCTACTGCAGAGGCCCCGCCCACTGATACTTCCGGTGCCTCCTCAGGCTCTGATGGTGCAGCGTCGGTGCCGCCAACCAGCCCCAAACCTCCCATGAATGAAACTAGCTTCTGA